In Castor canadensis chromosome 6, mCasCan1.hap1v2, whole genome shotgun sequence, the genomic window CGTGTGGCTCCTAAAGCTGTTCCACTGCTTCACCAAGAGAGactgtcttcctcttctttcttaacATGTTCCTCATCTTTGGTGGGATGAAATAAGAGTAGAGAGCTAGGACTATGTCAAGTTCTTCCTATAAGTTATTTTTGGTATGACTGTACACATAAAATCTGATGAATTCTATaagtcattaaaaattttttttaaatagtttacaATTCTTGGGGAAAAAATGCCTTTTTGCTGACGTTTAAAACAGGAAATAAGTTCTCTTACAAAGCAGGTATACTATGATGTATAAACCTTCTCACAGAGAGATCAGATGGCCATCCAAGATCAGCAGTGTATTTCACAGGCATAATGTCCACTGAAGTCTCACTAAAAATATTAGCCACGCAGTCAGAGTCTGGTGTTTGGGCCATATGGACACAGGCTTGTTGGTTTCACATCATGGTTTAGAAAACACTAGTATTCTGCTTTTGTGCAAAAGAGGGTGGAGGCAAacggtttcttttgttttaggaCAAATGACTGAGGACAAGAAAATACTGAGCTCAGTTTGCTCAAAGAAAATGCCCAACTGCTGACTACACGCTCTAAAGCAATTCCATACATAAAGCTGCTGTACCATTTCTTGATCGTGTCCTCTCAAAACCAAAGATGTAGCAACTACTGTGCTGGTGTCAAATAGGCGCCCTAAGAGTTGCCTTTTCAAAGGGTCGCAGCAACTCACAGGGACTGAGTGTTCCAACAAGTATGTTACACTGCCACACAATGGCATCCAGTATTAAGATTAATAGTGAAGAAACctctccaggaaaaaaaacacacactAAAATTTGCCAAgttaaaaatccaaaatcagtTCCAGGTACTaactaaaaaaatacataaagtgcACCATTAATGTAAGGAATTCTGATACTAGTTTGTATTGCAAAATTTCCCAACAACGCATCAAATGTAAATCCAGTCCTGATGTCAGTCAGGGTAGAGATATAGCTggagagatttttctttcttttccttaaagagTAGCAGTCCTTCGAAACAGCTAATGTAACTGCTGCTGACACACTAACGATCTGAAGGGTTAGTGACAGTACCAGGACTTCTGATCAAAATCAGGCCAGTAAAGGAAGTTACCAAATGACAGAAGCCGTTTTGAGTCCTATCTAGCCTGGTACCCTCATCTCCTCCTCTAGCACTTGAAGACAAGGGACTGAGTTGACAGACGTTGTTTATGGGCCCCAGGGGTTGTTTTCATCCGTCCAATCTGTTACAGAACTCCTGATAACAGGAATAGGATCTGCAGGGAGAACGAGGATACTGGGTCTATCTGTGTTGGGTGTTTCCTGAGAGGCCGACAGAGACACTGCTGAGTAGTTTCTGACCTGGACTTATCTAGTTGTTcccctctgttttgtttttcttggtccTGTTTTCGTCATGTGAGAATGTCCTCTAGACTCCTACTATAGGATTAGATATATTTGTTGCTGTGTTTCCTGAAGGTCTAGGTGGATGGTTCACCAGATGTGTTGAAGAAACAACTCTGGTTACCGTGGGGTTTGGTGGTGCAGAAATGGTAAGCTGTGAGGGAGTCTGAGGAAGGCTCTCCCCACTCAACACAACCCCTGAGTTCTCACTGGGACTCGTGTGTTGCAAGGAAACTTCAGGAGCCTGTATGTTGGTCAAAGACGCTGCCATTACAGCCAGGACAGGACTGCTCCTGCCCTGAGGGCTGCCAGTCAATGGGCCAGGCTTTGCAGAGCTGGTGGGTGAAGGCACACGCACACTGTTCTCACTGTCCAGGGACAAGTGGAGGCTGCTGTCATTCACAGCTGTCAACCTTACACCTTCTGTGAAATGTGCTTTCTTTTCCTGAAGGACATGATTGGGCAGTAGCTGATGGAGTTCCTTTCTTCTTAAATGCATCGCAGCAATTTTCATGTCCATCTCAAACATCTTACTGTTCACTGCTTGTCTATAAACTGTATCTGTGAAAGACTGAATATCATAGGTGAGATCAATATTGAGAATGTCAGAGTCTTCTGGCTTTTTTAACACTAACCCAATCACCCACATGGTGCGAAACTCTTCCTTGTCGGGATTTTCTTTGGGTGCTGGAAATGACTGTGGGTTCACATGTGCCAGCGTGATAAACTCATTCTTCTCCAAGCTCCCAACCAGGATTCGGATCTTTGATTCCACCAAGCCCACCCACTCCAGGTGCTGTTTTTCTGTCGGTGTGCTTGCCAGAAGGACAATGTAATGCTTGTACTTTTGAAAGAAGCTTGGCGCTTCAAAAAGTTTGGACCAGTCTGCCTTATTCAGCAGAATTTCGTGTGTGATGGCGAGCCCTTGCTTGAACTCCTCGACCATGACCATCCTGGTAGAGACGGACACATTGTAGGTGGAGTTCTGCTGCGGGTACGCCGGTGTAATGATGGGCATGAGGTGGTACCTGTCGCTGGGATTCACCCTCGGGTCCCACACCGGCAGGTTCAGGGTGCGCTCCTCGGGCTCCTTGAGCAGCACGGGGTTTGGCCACTCCCACTCGGAGAAGACCAGGAAGAACTTGCGCACCAGGGTGGCCGCTGCAGCGTTGGGGTAGAGCTGGCAGGTCCTGGCCACGAGCATGGCCCAGGAGACACCCCCGAGGAAGCCCAGGATGTTGGAGTAGATGTGGCGGCACTTGGCCCACAGCTTGATGGCTCTGAGCGTCAGCCTGAAGCTGTCGAGGTTGGGCACGAGGTGCAGGATCTCGTCGGTGACGCGGCAGCCGTTGAGGCTGCGGATGCACCGAATGTCCAGGTTCCGGAGCAGGCTGTCGTCGCGCAGGTCCAGGTCCTCGGGGATGGTCTGCAGCGCCAGGCGCGCGAACAGCACGTCGATCTCCACGCCGTCGAAGCAGAGCTTGATGACCGGCACGAAGGCGTCCTCCACGGCGCGCAGCGCGCGCACCTCGGCCTGCAGCTTCAGCTTGGCGTAGAAGGAGCTGAAGAAGTCGGCGCGGTCCACGTGGCGCGGCGCCACGCACAGCGCGTCGATGTCGGCGCCCCGCGTGTGCACGCCGAGCCGGCACGAGCCGAACGTGAAGATGCGGCCCCCCACCGTGGCCACCACGGCCTGCGGGAGGCTCTTGCGCTCGCTCGTCTCCCGGATCCACTCCTTCACCAGCAGGTTCAGCTTCTCCAGGATCGACACGCGGCGctgcagctcctcctcctcctcgaaCACGCCGAAGGGCTTCAGCGTCTCGATCAGCTTCTGCGTCAGCTCGCGGTCCGTGTCTTTGGGGGCGGCCAGGCTGATGGGGGAGGAGATGCCGCAGTGCTTCTGCGGCGGCGGCGCCGGCTGTTGTGCGCCCTGGGTGGCCGCGGGAAACGGCATCATGTCTAGCGCCCGCGCCGCCGGGACACCTGCCCCGCCACCGCGCCCTCGGCGGCCGCCGCCCGGCTCATGATCCCTAGGCGGGAGGGCGGGCTCCTGCCGGCCGTCGGCCCCGCTCCGCGCCCGCCGCCTCAAGCGCTTCCCCGCCGTACCCTAGGGGCCAACATGGCGCCGGGCCCTCGGCGGCGGCGTTCCAGAACCGGCCGCGCACGCGCGCGCCTGCGCACCGGCCGCCGCGGGCCTCGCGAGAGCGGGAGATCTCGGCCTCGCGAGAGTAGGGATCGAGGTGCCAAGGCGCGCGCCCGCGTCCCCCTGCACGTGCTCCCGGCAGCTTCTCCGCCCCGCGTCCCGGCCTCGTCCAGGCGCCGCCGCCCTGCTCCCACTTGAAAGTCCTCTCCCGCCACTTCCTTCCTCACGCGGACCCCGCACGTGCACGGCGCGTGGCTGTCGCGTGGCTGTGCTTCACTCACATTGGCACAATCCTAAGGTGTTGATAGGCAGCCTTTTCCTTCCAGTATGTCAGCGCTTCCCCTCTGCCCCTTCTCGCGCTCTGCAGGAAAAGCCTCCTCCATGACATCTTCGCCTGTGACTTCATCCCTGACCTAGCTCCTCGGTAGTTCGCAGTAAGGATCGCATTTGACTTTTCTCCTGTGGCTGAGGGATCTGTCCAGTCACACAGACTCCACGTGTCTGCCGACATCTGCCCTCTGTTCTGGTCCCTAAAACCACGTGGCTTTGTAACTGTGTCCGTGCTAACAGGGTCAACGCTTCCCATCCTCACTGTCCTACAAACCTTGTGACTCCTGTTCTTGCACAAGGATGGATGCTGGCTCTGAGTAAGAACAGCAAAGACCAGACTCTGACTGCATATAGCTGACACCTCTGGAAACACATCTGCCACTTTAACCCTTAAAACTGATACTGGgggctgggcacggtggctcacgcctgcaatcccagctactcaggaggcagcaattgggaggatctcagtttgaggccagcccagggaaaaagttagtgagacccccatctcaatcaataagctgggtgtggtggtgctcgCCTGTGATCACAGCTAC contains:
- the Papolb gene encoding LOW QUALITY PROTEIN: poly(A) polymerase beta (The sequence of the model RefSeq protein was modified relative to this genomic sequence to represent the inferred CDS: deleted 1 base in 1 codon) translates to MMPFPAATQGAQQPAPPPQKHCGISSPISLAAPKDTDRELTQKLIETLKPFGVFEEEEELQRRVSILEKLNLLVKEWIRETSERKSLPQAVVATVGGRIFTFGSCRLGVHTRGADIDALCVAPRHVDRADFFSSFYAKLKLQAEVRALRAVEDAFVPVIKLCFDGVEIDVLFARLALQTIPEDLDLRDDSLLRNLDIRCIRSLNGCRVTDEILHLVPNLDSFRLTLRAIKLWAKCRHIYSNILGFLGGVSWAMLVARTCQLYPNAAAATLVRKFFLVFSEWEWPNPVLLKEPEERTLNLPVWDPRVNPSDRYHLMPIITPAYPQQNSTYNVSVSTRMVMVEEFKQGLAITHEILLNKADWSKLFEAPSFFQKYKHYIVLLASTPTEKQHLEWVGLVESKIRILVGSLEKNEFITLAHVNPQSFPAPKENPDKEEFRTMWVIGLVLKKPEDSDILNIDLTYDIQSFTDTVYRQAVNSKMFEMDMKIAAMHLRRKELHQLLPNHVLQEKKAHFTEGVRLTAVNDSSLHLSLDSENSVRVPSPTSSAKPGPLTGSPQGRSSPVLAVMAASLTNIQAPEVSLQHTSPSENSGVVLSGESLPQTPSQLTISAPPNPTVTRVVSSTHLVNHPPDLQETQQQIYLIL